The Dioscorea cayenensis subsp. rotundata cultivar TDr96_F1 chromosome 16, TDr96_F1_v2_PseudoChromosome.rev07_lg8_w22 25.fasta, whole genome shotgun sequence sequence AAATACTAGATATTATTAGATACTGTATATAAATGAATAGTAATTGTTAGTGGATTATTCCTAATTTCACCAAGAATAaacaactataaaaataaaaccaaagttTCCCAAATCGTTTCCCAAAAAATGAGAAACGAGAAAAACACTCCCCGTTTCCCGGTTCTCCTTTTGTTTAATCAGTCAAATCAAAGCTCTTCTAGCGCCTATAAAAAAAACCCAGTTTTGGAAATCCAAAAACCAAGAGCTTGGAACCATCATCAACCATGGCAGCCAATGGAGCTCCGAGCTCGCCATCGTTCGAAGCCCTCTCCTCTCGGACGGCTCGATCTCTCATCGACTCAGTCGATGCCTTCCTCTTCGACTGCGATGGTGCGTGTGTCTCATTCGATTTCCCcgtttcttgtttttgtttgtttcttttgtttttcaatgtttttcttctgtttttcttttgggtttaatGTTTTCAGGAGTTATTTGGACTGGTCACAAGCTCATCGATGGTGTTCCTGAAGTTTTGCAGACTCTTCGGTCTTTGGTATTGGATTACAATctctgattttgtttatttttttgtgtgtttgttgtttgatttcttgttgtttattgttgttaaaTGATTAGGTTTTCTAAAGTTTGTAGTTTGTCTAATTCTTAATAACTTGATGTTTTGTTCATATGAGGTTTGTATTTTAGAGGATTtctattttaaatgttttatcaactagttttctttaatttctaagcctctttttttagtttgaattcaTAAAAATTGAAGTTTATAGCGCTTTCTGTGTGATGTGTGTTTCAATGATTGGATTTTAGCTGTAACAGTAGACAAAATGATGCATTGATTCATGGTTTTACTTGCAAATGTTCTGAAAGTGATTTTTTCGAGCAATGACaagaccctttttttttttagctaatTTATGTTGGTTTGGAGAATAAGTGAGACATTGGATGTTGAACTCTgatgatttaatttgttttgatttcttttccatGTCACAACTTAAATGTTTTGGGTAACAGTAATTCTTCCCAGTTAAATTGAAGTTTGGGAACACTTCTTGGTTAATCCTAGGGGAAGAAGCTCTTGTTTGTGACAAATAATGCAAGTAAATCAAGGAATCAGTATGTGAAAAAGTTCCATACACTTGGGCTTGATGTTTGCAAGGTGACTTATTTTGACCAATCATTTGTTACTGAAGCTGTTTATCATAGTGTTTTAAAGTTTGAGATAACCAAACCTTATTCAATCATGAAATTATCCAAATGTGTTTGTAGGATGACATCTTTTCATCGTCATTTGCTGCAGCAATGTTCTTGAAGCTGAACAATTTCCCACAGAATAAAAAGGTCacatatttcaataaattacgGTGGATATGTTCTTTCTCTGATTTGTCCTTTTAATGAATTGAGATTGCTTAAGCTGGCAAAGTGGCAActgcttttttatttaatattttcatttagtgATTAATCATTTTCGACTATGTTAAGGACCACAAGCTCCTTGGCCTATTTTCAAGTGACCTCTAGGTCCTTTCATTTTTGAGGTACCTTATAAGTCCCTCTCTTTTAAAAGCAAATCAATCTTTTAGCTACTCCGGTAGCTCTTCCCCAAAAGCAAATCAATCTAAGGACGGCAGCTAGAAAATGTCTTTGGAAAAGACTCTATTGTCCTTTTCATTTTTCTGAGTACTTTTTCTATACTAGCTTTTTTTCAAGTGGCTTGTTGCCATCTTCTTTAAAAACATTCCAAAGCCTTAGTActcatgttttcttcttctatttagTTGAATGCAAAATTTGAACAGGAGGATATAAACAACTAAACACTTGGATAGAAACTTCAATCAGCtggttataaaaataaacaaataacagCATGTAAACATCAGGCTGTAGAGTTTGAACACTGGGAAGTAATCAACTGAACATCTGAATAGGAACTCAACATCTCTGGCTATAGGAATCTAATTAAGTGGATCGAGTATCTATACACTAGGTTGTAGAATGCAAACATCATGATGTAAAGAACTAAACACAGGATAAAAACTCTAAGCAATTGGTTATAGAAATTTAAGCAAATGGCTTGAgcaactaaacacaagattgtagaatataaacaacaaaatgtaAAATGTTATACACCCAGGAAGAAACTAAAAGCAACTGgccatagaaataaaagaaaatggttTGAGCTAGCATCTAATCAGTAGGCTGTGAATATAAACACCAAGATATATAGAACTAAACACTTGGATAGAAACTCCAAGCAACtgggtataaaaaaaatttaagcaaaTGGCTTGAGCATCTAAACACTAGTTGTAGAATGTAAACACCATCATTCAAAGAATTGAACACATGCATAGAAACTCCAAGCAATTGGCTATGCAAATTTAAGCAAATGGCTTGAGCAACGAAATGCTAGGTTGTATTAGATGCAGACCAAACATGATATATGGACTTGATTCAACCTAACAATTTAAGCTAAAAGGATGAAAGATttggatttatatatttaaatttatatttaccgAATTAACTAATGTGGAACTAATAGTTACTCTAATGCTCCCTAGATACTTGCCAGTTTATTTTAACTAGTCATGTtacaaacaaaccaaacaatctAAACTCTAATACCATGTTGAATGTAAACCAAACATGTTATCTAGGTCCAATTCGACTCCAGAGCTTTAGCTAATAGGATGAGAGACCTAGGTTTATTTATTCaagttcatatttattaaattaaccaATGTGAGACTATTAGTTACTCCAATAAACTGTAGAATATAAGCACCATAATTTAAAGAATCAATCACCTTGGTAGTTACTCCAAGAAGCTGGCTATAGAAATCTAAGCTAGTGGCTTGAGAAACTAAACACTAGGCTGTATAATGTGAACATTGGGATTTAAAGAGCTAAAAACCTGGGTAGAAACTCTCAGCCATTGGCTGTAAAACTTGAAGCAAATAGCTTGATCAACTAAATACTAGGCTGTAAAATGTAAACACCAAGATATAAAGAACTAAACACCTAGATATGAACGATAAATGGAGATAGAAGCAAAGTAACCATCTTTTAAATGAAATGTCTTCCTGGGGGATTATGATTTGTTTGATATATTGGCTTTAATATCCTGATTATAAGGATCATTAATTTAGCACTCGTCTTGATAATTTCTTCATGTGGCCGATTTACCCAAGTCATTGAAGGCAAGGTGTATGTTAGCTCTTAACATTCTCTCGTTGTAAATGAAACATAAGATGCGTTGCAGGATGCATTTTGTTTGTCTTCTCAAAACACTACAGTGCACAATGGCAATGCCATTTTTAACTGATCTAACATGGATGTATAGCACTTGTTGTGGATTTTAATGGCCTAGGAAGTCATAGCTGTTTCTGCTGCAGGCTTATGTTGTCGGTGCAGAAGGCATACTAGAAGAAATGAATCTTGCTGGTTATGCATGTCTTGGTGGTCCTGTAAGGCATACTTCACCTTCTTTGCAACTTTGTTTCTAGCTTCATAATTCATGTTGCAACAGACTTTTTATACAAATTTGTACCATGCCCAAGCCTGAAAGGAATACTTCCTCTTCGTATCATTTATTTATAGCtttataaatcatatttttgttgttgctttatATAGAAAAGGAATTTTTCGGCtatttactgttttttttttctgtatgaGTTTAGCATCAAATTTGTTTTAACTCTGTGAGGGCACTGCACAAGAGGATTTTGTTTCTATTATCATGTACCGAAGAAAGAAAAGCCAAACAATACAGGTTTTAGTTGgttgatatttaattaatacattGATATTTGTACAGGAAGGCGGGAAGAACATGGAACTAGATTTGAGCCTCCTAACAGAATGTGATAAAAGCGTATGTGATGCACAATTGCATAAATCCTCTCCAATTTTACCTTTTAGATTGAgaataatgtttttattcatgtaaacatcaaggaagaatattttattatgatttagaAGTAATTTGCACTTTGTGTCTTacacaaaaattttcttttaattttactttttgcaGATTGGAGCAGTTGTAGTCGGACTTGACAAGCATATAAATCACCACAAGCTCCAGTGAGCTATTTTcacacacaaatacacacactGCTTATGTGCATTATCCACTTACAATAGAATGTTTGTACATTAtcggcttttttttttaatttaatgcagGTATGCAACTCTATGTATCCGCGAGAATCCTGACTGCCTATTTATTGCCACTGATGCTGCTGGACATTTATTAGCAAACTTGGAACAATGTTCAGATTATCAATGTACCACTTCTTTTCTTCTGAAtgtgaattattattatcaagGCCATAGGTCCCCTGCTCCatacaaattatttattggtgACGCAGGTGCAGGATGCACAATTTCCTCATTATGCGCATCAACTGAAAAAGAACctattgttgttggaaaacCATCATCCTTCATCATGGACATTTTGGTCGAAAGGTATGTCACATGTATTACCATTTTACGTTTTCCATATGTGTTGCACAAGTGTTTTAACCGCATTTTCTCATTGAACAACTGTAACATATTTCGGTTCAAAAAACATGTTGCAGATTTCAAATTAACCCCGCAAAAATGTGCATGGTGGGTGATAGATTGAACACCGATATATTATTTGGTCAAAATGCTGGTTGCAAAACTCTTCTTGTTCTTTCAGGTGTGTTTCTACCTTCagaaatttaatcaattttattCATTCGAACAAATGCGAGAACAAAACTTTACTGCAAACCGGACAATCTTATAGTTTCGGTAATGTTTGTATCGTGACAAATGCAGGTGTTACTACTTTATCAGCTTTGCAGGATCCTTCGAATGACATTTATCCAAATTACTACACAAGTAATGTATTTAACATTGTTGAGCTCTTAAGAACATGATCTTTTGATGTAAAATAACTGATGTTGTTTTTCTGTTATTCATCTTTCTCTGCAAATGctgcagaaatgaaaatttGTATTTCCTGTAATTCATTTTTGTCTGCAAATGCAGCAGAAATGAAGCACATGTTTGATGTTGTACCAATAAATTTGTGTTTGTATCAGTTTGCTTTCTGTTTCTGATTTAGACATCAGAAATAATAAAtgcatttctttttcattgataaggtttggtttttgtgtttagtgaaattatttattttgatgtggtTGATGGTGATACAATtcttacattattttttttaaattttaaacttgttatatatagatatatttttgaaaatttgagattcttttatgtatatttatatttttttaatattaatattaatattattttttatatgaaataatttggtaaataattattataagaaataatGCACATATTATTCCAATTAAATACCTATTATCATTTaatgataaatgataaaataaatgaagtctttttaatatcatttatttatataaatatctatCTATCAATATGTAGTACTTTATGTCTATGTCTAGTTTATAAAAGCAACATTTTTACTCcacatgattttttatttttttgagtttataagttttctaaaataaatttatatttttagaattttcaaGGTATTTAAGtgagaagaacaaaaaaaattgtacaagtaattaatatgagatatatatacttgtttaaAAATCTCAAGATTTTTCCAAAGCCTTAAAACTCATCTTCTACTAATGtccataaaattcaattttactGAAGATGTATTTTAACCGTTGAATTTAAATCTAACGACTATAAATCATTTCACTTGTTTTTCACCAGTATTCTCCATAATGCTATTAACAGTGAAAAATGagatatatagtttttattattgttgatatattaatttatgtCTATATCTCTCCATCACTCTCTTTTATTTGTCCGAGGACATTCTACTAAAATGTTCGTAGTTgataaatttcatatatatatatatagagtaatgctatatagaacaTCGTCAGTCACATCACTAGCCACGTCAGTTGTGTGGCTGATTCGTGTGATTGCTTGTCAGTCACATCACCAGCCACGTCAGTTGTGTGGCTGGTTCATGTGATTGCTtcgttctatatagcattactcatatatatatatatatatatatatattcaaaaattagaTGAATGAAATCTTGGGATATGTGTGAATAGATATGATGCACGGATCTTAAAGTTTACTGAGGCACGTGTTATCCAAAGTGACCAAGCACCCATTAATCCTcgaaggagaaaaaaaaggagccaTTTTTGGGGTGTTTGGATTGAGCTTTTTCAGTTCAAAAGACTATTTTCATAAGTTAAAGACTTTTTGGACGTAAGAAAAGATGTTTAGTATACCTTCTCGTAAAAGCTGGGTTCATTAAAAAGTCTCAAACTCACCTTTTTCAAAAAGTTGAGTAAAGAGGTCTTTTAAAAAAGACTTTTAAAAATTTCGCTTTTTGGGTTTTAGTAAATTACCGCTTTCATCCCTCAACAATTAAACAAACTAATACCCTTAGTCCTAgcttattaaacaacaaaaaaacttgactataataataataattctataataataataataattattattattattaatacattacgttataataataataattattattagtaataataataattattataatcataacacattaagttataataattaataataattttaattttaattttaattataattacaatacattaagttataataataattataattataatacattaagttattattattatcattaatattttaataatcacTATTAATAgtaatgtataaaaataactcaataaATGCCCACTTTAGTAATTTGACACCTTAAAAGCctttttaaaaatccatatccaaacaacttcacatatatataagtaCTTTTACATTAGCTTACCTAAACATAAAACACtaaaaagcacttaacttactctcaaaagtaattttaaaataaatgcttctacaacttaaaaaaaaacacttttttttaaaactaaccCAAACCAGGCTTTTATCGTCTTCGAAGAAGCGATTTTTCGAAGCTTTCTCTTCTCCTCAGTGTTTGCGATATATGGTAAGAAAATCACACTTTTTCTCCCATTAATTGTTCTTTTGATTCGATTAACTTATCATATTCTGTATTTCGAGTGTTTTGATCCATATTCGAAGTGATGATTCGGTGTTATCGTTCTGTGAATTAGGTTTCATATTGAGTgctgaatttttgtttttgaaacccttat is a genomic window containing:
- the LOC120278417 gene encoding phosphoglycolate phosphatase 2-like, translated to MAANGAPSSPSFEALSSRTARSLIDSVDAFLFDCDGVIWTGHKLIDGVPEVLQTLRSLGKKLLFVTNNASKSRNQYVKKFHTLGLDVCKDDIFSSSFAAAMFLKLNNFPQNKKAYVVGAEGILEEMNLAGYACLGGPEGGKNMELDLSLLTECDKSIGAVVVGLDKHINHHKLQYATLCIRENPDCLFIATDAAGHLLANLEQCSDYQCAGCTISSLCASTEKEPIVVGKPSSFIMDILVERFQINPAKMCMVGDRLNTDILFGQNAGCKTLLVLSGVTTLSALQDPSNDIYPNYYTSNVFNIVELLRT